The genome window CTGTATCTCCCTTGAGGTTATTGTCTTTATAGCGTTTATGTACCTTGGTATGTCAAGGGTTGGCTTAGCCTTGAATAACATGTGGAAGTGATCTTTATCAACGCTAATGTCTATAACTTCTACTTCGAATGTTTTGCTTATTTCAAGAATTGTTTCTTTCAAGAAATTTATGATCTCCTCATTGTCGAACACTTTCCTGCGGTACTTGACTACTTGGACATAGTGGTAGTAAAGCACGTAAACTGAATGTGCATTTCTGTCCAATCTTTTCCGCATAGTTACATGTATTTTTCAAAAACTATAAAAATCTTTCTATAAGGGGGCTATCCATCCGGAAGGGGACTTTCGCCCCCTTAACCCCCATAAAGTTAAAGTCAGTCATTAGTTATTAAGCAAATATATTATTATTATCGTTGATAGTATTAATTAATAGTAGTTTACGTAAATTTACCTCTCCCTTGAATCTTAAATACTGACATAGATTCTCTTCAAGAAGATTTAAATAATCAATCGTAAATACACTAAGCGTGTATAAGCATAGATACTCTTAAATCTTACATTCTAAAAATTGAACGTTATATACTATACGACATTTTCAGGAAACTACTATATGAAATTCCTTTTTTCTTCGTAGTAGATTATTTTCTATTACAATATAAAATTAATCTTCCGCAGCATTGAAAGATATAACTGTATTTAATCCCTTTTTTATAGAATATTATATTTCTCCCTTATAATCTTTATTGAATGATTTACATTCTGGGCACTCTTTCGACGACGGAAAATCTTATTATAACATCATGAAACATGTAGAGTGTGAATTATTGCATTTATGCAACTGTTTTCAACAATGCTTCAACATTGGAGGAGAGTGTAAAGAGTGTTTGGAGAAGTGATGCGACTATAGTGATTACTGATAATTTTTCCACGGATGGTACATGGGAGAAATTACAAGAGCTGAGAAAGGATTATAATTTAACATTATATAGGTTAAAATCAACTAGGGGTAAGGGTAGAGATTATTCGTTAAAGCATTGTCCTGATAACAGTATTACCACTTATTTTGATTTAGATATGAAGTACAATGAGAGTTTTCATAAGATCCTAGAATGGGCTCCCGGTGATAAGAAGACACTGGTGAATTTAATTAATGGGTTTGTTGTTAAGAGAGAGACCATATTGGAGAAAGGTGGTTGGAGGGATCTAAATAGAGCTGAGGATTGGGAGACAGTTTCTAGGGTTGGTTTCGATTATTTTTTACCTGCACTAATTCACGCTGAGTTACGTAATGAGTTAGTAAGAGAAAGGAGATATGCTAAAGGTTTAAAATATTACGTCAGGAGATTTAAAAATAAATTGGACGTTATAAGGGGTTTGGGATACAATTGGAGTGATATAAACATTGTGTACTCCCAACACTCAATTTTATATAAAATTTTTGTAAATTCCACTTCCTATATACTCGCCAAACCTATGGGGATTTATAGGAATTATAAGGAATATAATAACGGAGTCGGCACAATATTGTCAGCTCTTGATAAGATGATTGATCTTAAGGAGATAGGAGTTAGTAATAAGTACTTCATCTTTGGCGGATATTGGGGTTTCTTTCATGCGTATAATTTGGACAAGATTATTGACGAGAAATTGCCAAGGAAAGTAGGGAGAGTAATAAAGCTAATATGCAATGATAGTGGACTACGATATGTAAAGACTTTGGAGGGATTTGACATCATTAAACTCGCATCTTCTTTAAAGGATAAGCTGGAGTGTAGTAAATTCAACCTTTAGAACCCTCTTCCTCGCTTGACTGTCTACTTATCTCCAATGCCTCAGCGTAAATGAAGCCTAAAATTATCCAACCGAAGAATAGATACACAATGTACTTGTTAAACGTTGGCAAAGAGTAAAGAAAGACTGAAATGCTGACTATTGATGCAAAGATCCCAATGAATATTTCATGAATGTGCTTTAAAGCTCTCTTTGACGCAATCCTAACTAATGATGAATTTGCTGAAATGTGGACAAATAGGTTGTTTAAACCAGCTAACGCTCCAAGTATTGTAAAAGTATTATATAGTCCAAAGACATAGGTCATCGCAGTCAAAGCAGTTATAAAGACTAATCCTACAATGAGTTCAGAGTATTTCACCTTAGAGAGAGCACTAGGCATTATCTTATCTTCAGCCATTGTCTTCAGTGTTCTTGAATCAGCTAATATGTAAGTCATCCCTCCTAATGTCCCATCACTTAAGGCAATTAACGCTATTATTAATGTACCTATTAGGCCAAATCTAAACAGTAAGTAATCTATCAGGTTTCCAGTAAATTTCATAGCTGCTAAGGAGTAAAAGAAAAACGTCGCTAAGACGCCACCGAATAATAGAACTGAAATTGCTGCCTTACCTATGGTTTTAGGATTAGCTTCTCCACCTAAGGGAGCAATTGAGCCGTAACCTGTTGGTATTCCTAATCCGAATACTACAGCTGATATTAAGGTAGGTGTTATTGAACTCGGTATCGGATTGTAAAAATTCCATCTAGAATCGTAAAGAAACAATATGGAAAGTAAGGAAATTATTAAGATTTCAGCTATTGAAGCTCCAATGGCGTATTTAGCTGATACTTGTACTCCAGCGAGTACTATTGATGTTGAAATTATTCCTATTATTAATGCGTAAAACCACTGGTCATAAAATATGGAAGGCAATATTGCAGATGGTATGTAAGTTGAGATAATGGTATAAAGTACGTAAGCACCACCTGTGAGTAGGGTTCCACCATAAGCCAATCCGTAAAGTAAATAGTTCCAACCAGTATTTAACCCTAACCTAGAGGTTAAGGAGTAAAATGCATATGTATAATATCCCCCAC of Sulfolobus sp. E5-1-F contains these proteins:
- a CDS encoding glycosyltransferase, whose protein sequence is MNYCIYATVFNNASTLEESVKSVWRSDATIVITDNFSTDGTWEKLQELRKDYNLTLYRLKSTRGKGRDYSLKHCPDNSITTYFDLDMKYNESFHKILEWAPGDKKTLVNLINGFVVKRETILEKGGWRDLNRAEDWETVSRVGFDYFLPALIHAELRNELVRERRYAKGLKYYVRRFKNKLDVIRGLGYNWSDINIVYSQHSILYKIFVNSTSYILAKPMGIYRNYKEYNNGVGTILSALDKMIDLKEIGVSNKYFIFGGYWGFFHAYNLDKIIDEKLPRKVGRVIKLICNDSGLRYVKTLEGFDIIKLASSLKDKLECSKFNL
- a CDS encoding APC family permease, which gives rise to MKEEISKKEEELKGSKKLTFKDVFFISFGGQAPFISLLTFGTVMIGKVGTQAPFAMLIATLVVLFNGLVIYSLSGRFKRGGGYYTYAFYSLTSRLGLNTGWNYLLYGLAYGGTLLTGGAYVLYTIISTYIPSAILPSIFYDQWFYALIIGIISTSIVLAGVQVSAKYAIGASIAEILIISLLSILFLYDSRWNFYNPIPSSITPTLISAVVFGLGIPTGYGSIAPLGGEANPKTIGKAAISVLLFGGVLATFFFYSLAAMKFTGNLIDYLLFRFGLIGTLIIALIALSDGTLGGMTYILADSRTLKTMAEDKIMPSALSKVKYSELIVGLVFITALTAMTYVFGLYNTFTILGALAGLNNLFVHISANSSLVRIASKRALKHIHEIFIGIFASIVSISVFLYSLPTFNKYIVYLFFGWIILGFIYAEALEISRQSSEEEGSKG